In the Fibrobacter sp. genome, one interval contains:
- a CDS encoding patatin-like phospholipase family protein translates to MLSIQLAWDSLKGLRKLAVALTAFSPLVFAQEQGDAQDSLSLIDSLSLFENTAVAVPVTEGSLSSPSLDSAVVFLDTSALAAGAQNQKDSLKSVLYLGGGDRSPWFHLGVLYAIEEYGVPVDSVVGTSWGAWIGALWSKGVSPDEIQKIMLDSYIAPFVGHDLSAAENKLAETTVDPHEIPISLDGAPSVRQRFTFAVDSSGGLKRNKCSLSPDSNALVRSLAKLRFQEALYRQPVANRRPFSVLSCDGSTVGNSVADVIGSIPLWESSGRISGDNSHVSGEVCPYFAYPAEDNPLELPIIVVADPLRSVPVGDARTRTLKQQAAVNLQNQPGVIVRAHTILDTSRSMWIQSGFSALEQRLSDLSPLMGRRMAYHRDGAVAKPWFRFNPAYDSLSSEVLNSVKTYWDESDTGMLGPEYFAKRLQEQPAFDSLSFDMLPNGDLQVDAAVHPVFDVAVGGFGSSAIGPNAYFEASVFYVDQMEIQLVLAGFYGVSSYGVQPRLNVSKLWNRHWGLRFGYDYLNLTPLKSFNNEIPRSLRVYNEERSDLRLTLLYQVDASQTVSAEFMFGHRTFELDPIWFGKRKINTYPVAPTLHYAYLQGCDDSWFAENGIAFNAYAGMESIGFDFGINDVIPIYWKLMADARYTVSPRRFATFTVAAAAGMERFHDEGYGYVYPKSFEYRPLDVVYRLHAKVTPWSTEWYNAELSSHEYALVRASGSLHGKYLGVWLFGAYYHDFEDSPFAVLEQDKIILEPAIRFAYRSLNIYAGMNRIVDTETIKDLTHFGDYSYFIKIGNYEF, encoded by the coding sequence ATGCTGTCAATCCAGCTCGCTTGGGATAGCTTGAAAGGGCTAAGAAAACTGGCGGTCGCATTGACCGCTTTTTCGCCGTTGGTCTTTGCACAGGAGCAAGGGGATGCGCAGGACAGTTTGTCCTTGATAGACTCTCTTTCCCTGTTTGAGAATACTGCAGTTGCTGTTCCTGTTACGGAAGGCTCGCTGAGTAGTCCGTCCCTTGATTCCGCTGTGGTTTTTCTGGACACGTCGGCACTTGCTGCCGGTGCCCAGAATCAGAAGGATTCACTCAAATCGGTTTTGTACCTTGGTGGCGGAGATCGCTCACCCTGGTTTCATCTTGGCGTACTGTATGCTATTGAAGAGTATGGCGTCCCTGTAGATTCTGTGGTTGGCACGTCATGGGGTGCCTGGATTGGCGCGCTATGGTCCAAAGGAGTGTCTCCGGATGAAATCCAGAAAATCATGCTGGATTCATACATTGCTCCCTTTGTTGGCCATGATCTTTCTGCTGCGGAAAATAAGTTGGCAGAGACCACGGTAGACCCGCATGAAATCCCCATCTCTCTTGATGGAGCTCCTTCTGTGAGGCAGCGATTTACCTTTGCTGTGGATAGTTCCGGCGGATTGAAAAGAAATAAATGTTCTTTGTCTCCGGATTCCAATGCTCTTGTTCGCTCTTTGGCGAAGTTACGGTTTCAGGAAGCCCTATATCGACAGCCGGTTGCGAACAGGAGACCTTTCTCTGTTCTTTCCTGTGATGGTTCAACAGTAGGGAATAGTGTTGCAGATGTAATTGGCTCGATTCCGCTTTGGGAGTCGTCGGGAAGGATTTCGGGAGATAATTCCCATGTGTCCGGCGAAGTTTGCCCGTACTTTGCCTATCCTGCCGAAGATAACCCTCTAGAACTTCCCATCATCGTTGTTGCAGATCCGTTGCGCAGTGTTCCCGTAGGTGACGCTCGTACCCGCACATTGAAACAACAGGCTGCGGTCAATCTGCAGAATCAGCCCGGCGTAATTGTCCGAGCCCATACAATTCTAGATACATCCCGTTCTATGTGGATTCAGTCCGGTTTCAGTGCATTGGAACAACGCCTTTCTGATTTGTCTCCTCTTATGGGTCGTCGGATGGCCTATCACAGGGATGGCGCTGTGGCAAAACCTTGGTTCCGTTTTAATCCGGCTTACGACAGTCTTTCGTCAGAAGTTCTTAATTCTGTAAAGACTTATTGGGATGAGTCCGATACGGGAATGCTTGGTCCCGAATATTTCGCCAAGCGCCTTCAGGAGCAACCGGCCTTTGACTCGTTGTCCTTTGATATGCTGCCGAATGGAGACTTGCAGGTCGATGCCGCAGTTCATCCGGTCTTTGATGTGGCCGTCGGAGGTTTTGGTTCCTCTGCTATCGGCCCTAATGCTTATTTTGAAGCAAGTGTTTTCTATGTGGATCAAATGGAAATCCAGCTGGTTTTGGCGGGCTTCTATGGAGTTTCATCTTATGGCGTTCAACCTCGATTGAATGTTTCGAAGCTTTGGAATCGTCATTGGGGCCTTCGGTTCGGCTATGACTACTTGAACTTGACGCCGTTAAAATCCTTCAATAATGAGATTCCTCGTAGCCTTAGAGTGTACAATGAGGAACGCAGCGACTTGAGGCTTACCCTGTTGTATCAAGTAGATGCGTCTCAGACGGTTTCTGCTGAATTCATGTTCGGTCACCGTACATTTGAGTTGGATCCCATTTGGTTTGGGAAACGGAAGATAAATACTTATCCTGTTGCCCCGACTTTGCACTACGCTTACTTGCAGGGGTGTGATGATAGTTGGTTTGCCGAAAATGGAATTGCTTTCAATGCCTACGCCGGAATGGAATCCATTGGCTTTGACTTTGGAATCAATGATGTAATTCCTATTTACTGGAAACTCATGGCTGACGCCCGTTATACGGTTTCCCCCCGTAGGTTTGCTACCTTTACGGTTGCAGCGGCTGCCGGTATGGAACGCTTCCACGATGAGGGCTATGGGTATGTTTATCCCAAGTCCTTCGAGTATCGCCCCTTGGATGTCGTGTATCGTTTGCATGCCAAAGTGACCCCCTGGTCTACAGAATGGTATAATGCAGAACTGTCCTCCCATGAGTACGCCTTGGTTCGTGCTAGTGGAAGCCTCCACGGAAAATATTTGGGAGTGTGGCTTTTTGGTGCCTATTATCATGATTTTGAGGATAGTCCTTTTGCTGTTCTTGAACAAGACAAGATTATCCTGGAACCGGCGATTCGCTTTGCGTACAGATCGCTGAATATCTATGCGGGCATGAACCGCATCGTGGATACGGAGACAATTAAGGACCTGACCCACTTTGGCGATTACAGCTACTTTATAAAGATTGGCAATTACGAGTTCTAG
- the tadA gene encoding Flp pilus assembly complex ATPase component TadA, giving the protein MATEIESLLEYTLNVGASELIVTEGAASAVRLAGKVCSIPDAPAIESGALREFLKNMDGESGMILCSCCNAKWRVRYYRTALGNAAVFRPVMETCPEYSSLGAPEVMENLLDLSSGLVIFAGPACSGKSTTATSYVSALCQSKILRVSLLNPNEGMQVSVGGSLVLNDTNGGTPEKIQQALRSGSDLFWLGDFEGLSLIPVLKAAEAGALVVLTVTAGNVVGALDALLSSESLENRDLARNMLASALKAVVVQRLIPAADGNGSVAAWEVLYGSQNVASKIRAGEHFALPSIIAASSSEGMLLMDDCLAKMVSAGYVTMEEAARYAVNPARLG; this is encoded by the coding sequence ATGGCAACAGAAATCGAATCTTTGCTTGAATACACCTTGAATGTGGGTGCCAGCGAACTCATTGTCACCGAGGGGGCAGCTTCTGCTGTTCGCCTTGCCGGAAAGGTTTGCTCTATTCCCGATGCTCCTGCCATAGAATCTGGTGCATTGCGTGAATTCCTTAAAAACATGGACGGAGAGTCGGGAATGATTCTTTGCTCCTGCTGCAATGCGAAATGGCGTGTTCGCTATTACCGAACTGCTCTTGGCAATGCGGCTGTTTTCCGCCCTGTAATGGAAACTTGTCCGGAATATTCGTCTCTCGGTGCTCCCGAGGTTATGGAAAACCTTCTGGACTTAAGTTCCGGTCTCGTTATATTCGCGGGACCTGCTTGCAGTGGTAAGTCTACAACGGCGACTTCCTACGTATCTGCACTATGCCAGTCTAAAATTCTTCGCGTAAGCCTGCTGAACCCTAACGAAGGTATGCAGGTTAGTGTTGGTGGAAGCCTTGTCTTGAACGACACCAATGGCGGAACGCCTGAAAAGATCCAACAGGCTCTTCGAAGCGGTTCGGACTTGTTCTGGCTTGGTGATTTTGAGGGGCTTTCTCTGATTCCCGTGCTGAAGGCTGCAGAAGCTGGCGCTCTTGTGGTTTTGACTGTGACTGCGGGAAACGTGGTTGGCGCATTGGATGCCCTGCTTTCTTCTGAGTCCCTGGAAAATCGTGACTTAGCCCGCAATATGCTGGCCTCTGCCCTTAAGGCTGTGGTTGTCCAGCGATTGATTCCCGCTGCTGATGGTAATGGCTCTGTGGCTGCATGGGAAGTCCTTTACGGATCGCAGAATGTGGCTTCAAAGATTCGGGCCGGAGAACATTTTGCCTTGCCTTCCATTATTGCCGCTTCTTCTTCCGAGGGAATGTTGCTGATGGATGATTGTCTTGCCAAAATGGTGAGCGCAGGTTATGTTACCATGGAAGAGGCGGCAAGATATGCTGTCAATCCAGCTCGCTTGGGATAG
- the tadA gene encoding Flp pilus assembly complex ATPase component TadA — protein MRNQYMAKVLVHNKMVTEDQIQAHWGKVSETKDIGQVLVEAGLLQSGVYAKVLAFVKNLEAKNAATAAPAAPAAPAPAAAPAAASQPAPVRSAVSTMQPRPASQPAEEESSGGIQLEGNNPYGETSAGAVDVEAVAGLEATSISTFQVKTETPQEGDDESGDKLPNRFAIASGEGTPVEAPERILPMTNLSQMIAFARKYNATDIYLFADMPLVMRQSGILFSASEEPLELTRINDRLNEAVKGFSDGYNIVVGRNFSKTIGLPGVGRARLTVTWDETKPNVSIRVIPTESTTLENLYLPPFCAQFAELNSGLILIAGPAASGRSTTMTTFAETIAANRDAYVQTVEKPIERLLQAQRGVIAQREVGLHVRSGVEGVELAVRSGADVILFDHMETKEELDALLQAANSGALVFAVTSGNDIHSLLSRLLSSVPEKNRRALSNSLADQLKGIIVQHLIPIVQNQGQILAVEAAKMTSPMANLLRKGDVAQIATAISSQKDQGITLDDSLQKCVESGYIEGVEAWKRANDSRRFASYRPVNRRG, from the coding sequence ATGAGAAATCAATATATGGCAAAGGTCCTTGTTCACAACAAGATGGTGACCGAGGATCAGATTCAGGCCCATTGGGGCAAGGTTTCCGAAACAAAGGATATTGGTCAGGTGTTGGTAGAAGCTGGGCTTCTCCAATCGGGTGTCTATGCCAAGGTTCTAGCCTTTGTGAAAAATCTTGAGGCAAAGAATGCCGCTACTGCAGCTCCCGCTGCGCCAGCGGCCCCGGCCCCGGCAGCGGCTCCTGCAGCAGCATCGCAGCCTGCGCCTGTTCGCTCGGCTGTTTCTACAATGCAGCCTCGTCCCGCATCTCAACCTGCAGAAGAAGAATCTAGCGGAGGAATTCAGCTTGAAGGTAACAATCCTTATGGGGAAACCTCTGCTGGGGCGGTTGATGTTGAGGCTGTAGCAGGCCTAGAGGCTACCAGCATCAGCACATTCCAGGTCAAAACGGAGACTCCGCAAGAAGGCGATGATGAAAGTGGGGACAAGCTTCCCAATCGTTTCGCCATAGCCTCTGGTGAGGGGACGCCGGTGGAGGCTCCCGAGAGAATCCTCCCCATGACAAACCTGTCGCAGATGATTGCCTTTGCACGAAAATACAATGCCACAGACATTTATCTTTTTGCTGATATGCCTTTGGTGATGCGCCAGTCGGGGATTTTATTTTCTGCATCAGAAGAACCTTTGGAACTGACTCGCATCAACGATCGTTTGAACGAAGCAGTAAAGGGCTTCTCTGATGGATACAACATCGTGGTGGGCCGAAACTTTAGCAAGACAATTGGTCTTCCTGGGGTTGGCCGTGCCCGTCTTACTGTAACGTGGGATGAAACAAAACCTAATGTGTCAATTCGTGTGATTCCCACAGAATCAACAACTCTCGAGAATTTGTACTTGCCGCCGTTCTGCGCTCAGTTTGCGGAGTTGAACAGCGGTCTGATCTTGATTGCAGGCCCTGCAGCAAGTGGACGTTCTACAACCATGACAACCTTTGCGGAAACCATTGCTGCAAATCGTGACGCCTATGTTCAGACCGTGGAAAAACCTATTGAACGTTTACTCCAGGCGCAACGAGGTGTCATAGCCCAGCGTGAAGTGGGGCTCCACGTTCGTTCCGGTGTAGAAGGCGTTGAACTGGCAGTCCGTAGTGGCGCCGATGTGATTTTATTCGATCATATGGAGACAAAGGAAGAATTGGATGCCCTTTTGCAGGCAGCCAATTCGGGCGCGCTTGTCTTTGCGGTTACGAGTGGTAACGACATTCATTCCTTGCTGTCTCGTTTACTTTCGTCTGTTCCAGAAAAGAACCGCAGAGCCTTGTCAAATTCCCTTGCTGACCAGCTGAAGGGAATCATTGTTCAGCATTTGATTCCGATTGTGCAGAATCAAGGACAGATTCTGGCTGTAGAGGCTGCCAAGATGACTTCTCCCATGGCAAACTTGCTGCGTAAGGGAGACGTTGCCCAGATTGCAACCGCAATTAGCAGCCAAAAGGACCAGGGCATCACCTTGGATGACTCCTTGCAAAAATGTGTGGAATCGGGATACATCGAAGGCGTTGAAGCATGGAAGCGTGCTAACGATAGTAGACGTTTTGCATCGTATCGTCCGGTGAATCGGAGAGGTTAA
- a CDS encoding ABC transporter permease, protein MQTLKHIGIIALNTFRESIRDKILYNIGFLAIALTLFSIVLGEWSVFDRAYVIKSTTLSVMSLSGLLISIFVGISLVQKEIQRRTVLTLLSKPISRASFIVGKYFGLLAVVAVHLLLLTAIYYLMLLATGSEPTLSLLTAIYLIFCEMAVVIAVALLFSSFSSTVLSALFTLGVYFAGHLSNQLLEQVRFASRMGEMNGTSSAIFEKAAVVIHAVFPGLYRFNVTNYVVHGVALPDMYLFWNTVYAVGYIGVFLAIASWWFSRRDFL, encoded by the coding sequence GTGCAGACGCTTAAGCATATTGGCATCATTGCCCTCAATACCTTCCGCGAGTCTATTCGAGACAAGATCCTGTACAATATCGGTTTTCTGGCCATCGCATTGACTTTGTTCAGCATTGTCCTTGGCGAATGGTCTGTCTTTGACCGAGCCTACGTAATCAAGTCCACCACACTTTCTGTCATGAGCTTGTCCGGACTTTTGATTTCCATCTTTGTAGGTATTAGCTTGGTGCAAAAGGAAATTCAAAGACGTACTGTCTTGACCCTTTTGTCAAAGCCTATTAGCAGGGCGTCTTTCATTGTTGGCAAGTACTTTGGCCTGCTGGCGGTGGTGGCTGTTCACCTTCTGTTATTGACGGCTATCTACTACCTGATGCTCTTGGCTACCGGATCTGAGCCGACCTTGAGCTTGTTGACGGCAATCTACTTGATTTTCTGCGAGATGGCTGTGGTAATTGCAGTAGCACTTCTGTTCAGCAGTTTCAGCAGTACGGTTCTTAGCGCCCTCTTCACCTTGGGCGTGTACTTTGCCGGCCATCTGAGCAATCAGCTTTTGGAACAGGTTCGTTTTGCCAGTCGTATGGGTGAAATGAACGGAACCTCTTCTGCCATTTTTGAGAAGGCGGCTGTGGTTATCCACGCTGTGTTCCCGGGACTTTATCGTTTTAACGTGACGAACTATGTGGTTCATGGCGTGGCACTTCCGGATATGTACTTGTTCTGGAATACAGTCTATGCTGTAGGTTATATTGGCGTCTTTTTAGCCATCGCAAGCTGGTGGTTTAGCCGGAGGGATTTCCTATGA
- a CDS encoding ABC transporter ATP-binding protein, which yields MIKIEHLHKTYRSGFLMKPKQALKDVSFSVEPGQVYGFIGPNGAGKSTTIKVLTGLLNYDSGNVLVNGISPRNVKSREYIGYSPEQPYFYDYLTGRELLKFYGKLVGLDGAELDKRIQWALELLHADKDWIDRRLRSYSKGMMQRVGIAQSILSKPKLLILDEPMSGLDPMGRRDVREAIQELNRTGVTVFYSSHLLSDVESISHKVAMIVDGKIVREGTVEDITESCSVEYHVRTRQGIPAAMLPEGVTPAGHPQECVCADDAARDRLLAYCLSNGIAIERMDHKRPSLEDILTEEIARADA from the coding sequence ATGATTAAAATTGAACATTTACATAAGACCTACCGCAGCGGTTTCCTAATGAAACCTAAGCAGGCTCTTAAGGATGTGAGTTTTTCTGTAGAGCCGGGACAGGTTTACGGATTTATTGGCCCCAACGGTGCGGGAAAGTCTACGACAATTAAGGTATTGACGGGCCTTCTGAATTATGATTCCGGCAATGTGCTTGTTAACGGAATCAGTCCGCGCAACGTGAAGAGTCGTGAATATATCGGCTACTCTCCGGAACAGCCCTACTTCTACGACTACCTGACAGGCCGTGAACTCTTGAAGTTCTATGGCAAGCTGGTTGGTCTTGATGGTGCCGAACTTGACAAGAGAATCCAATGGGCGCTTGAACTGCTCCATGCAGACAAGGATTGGATTGATCGCCGCCTTCGTTCCTACTCCAAGGGCATGATGCAGCGCGTGGGAATTGCCCAGTCTATTTTGAGCAAACCCAAGCTTTTAATTCTGGATGAACCTATGAGCGGTCTTGACCCCATGGGTCGCCGTGATGTTCGAGAAGCGATTCAGGAGTTGAACCGCACTGGTGTGACGGTGTTCTATTCCAGCCATCTGCTCAGTGATGTGGAATCCATCAGTCACAAGGTTGCCATGATAGTAGATGGCAAGATTGTTCGTGAAGGAACGGTTGAAGACATCACGGAATCCTGCAGTGTGGAATACCATGTCCGCACTCGTCAGGGAATTCCTGCGGCGATGCTTCCCGAAGGTGTTACACCTGCTGGTCATCCTCAGGAATGTGTCTGCGCCGACGATGCCGCCCGCGATCGTCTGCTGGCCTATTGCCTTTCCAACGGAATTGCCATTGAACGTATGGACCATAAGCGTCCTAGCCTTGAAGACATTTTGACAGAGGAGATTGCCCGTGCAGACGCTTAA
- a CDS encoding putative transporter → MQWFLDLFTKSSVAQQVVALSITAALGLMVGKIKVKGISLGGAGALFVGILLGHLGLRVEPNVLHFMQEFGLILFVYTIGMQVGPGFIDSIRRNGLVLNVLAVSIVLMGVIVTLCLYFFTDMHNNVPVLIGMLCGAVTNTPSLGAANSAFVAAGADTSLTGIGYAVAYPFGVIGIILVMILVRVIFRQNPQKAAEDYAAEIASTRKEIVSVSLLVENKNLFGIQVKDIPDLISNGVVITRLLRNGVISTPNGKTVILEGDKVHIVGMPEAVATMEKVIGSRLTSPITASDSALATRSILVTNKKMLGKSIGALAFPERYGVTVSRVVRGEFKFTGRLDLRIKFADKLLVVGPAEGIDAVAKEMGDSLKALDHPEIIPAFLGIFIGIIVGSIPMAIPGMPTPLKLGLAGGPLVVSILLSRKRKIGPLNFFMAASANLMLRELGITLFLTCVGLNAGIRFFDVLLNGDGFYYMGLAALITFVPLMIAGIVGRVVFKVNYLSLCGAIAGSMTDPPALAFANGLSNSEAVNVGYASVYPLTMLLRILSGQVLAILLYTAM, encoded by the coding sequence ATGCAATGGTTCTTAGATCTTTTTACTAAATCTTCTGTGGCTCAGCAGGTTGTGGCTCTTTCCATTACCGCGGCCTTGGGCCTCATGGTGGGAAAAATCAAGGTGAAGGGCATTAGCCTTGGTGGTGCTGGCGCCTTGTTTGTTGGCATTCTCCTTGGTCATTTGGGCCTTCGTGTAGAACCTAACGTTCTGCACTTTATGCAAGAATTTGGCTTGATTCTGTTTGTGTATACCATTGGTATGCAGGTGGGGCCTGGTTTTATCGATTCCATTCGCCGTAACGGTCTTGTACTGAACGTCCTTGCGGTAAGTATTGTGTTAATGGGCGTTATCGTTACACTTTGTCTTTACTTCTTTACGGATATGCATAACAACGTACCCGTGCTCATAGGAATGCTTTGCGGTGCTGTTACTAACACACCTTCTCTTGGTGCCGCAAATTCAGCCTTTGTCGCGGCCGGAGCAGATACATCCCTTACGGGTATCGGGTACGCTGTTGCATATCCTTTCGGTGTCATTGGAATCATCCTGGTGATGATCCTTGTTCGTGTGATTTTTAGACAGAATCCGCAGAAGGCTGCCGAAGACTATGCTGCAGAAATTGCATCCACACGAAAGGAAATTGTCTCTGTCAGCTTACTGGTGGAAAACAAGAACCTGTTCGGAATACAGGTTAAGGATATTCCCGACTTGATTTCCAATGGTGTGGTTATTACCAGACTCCTTCGCAATGGAGTGATTTCTACGCCCAATGGAAAGACTGTCATCCTCGAAGGAGATAAAGTCCATATTGTGGGCATGCCCGAAGCTGTTGCTACCATGGAGAAGGTTATCGGTTCCAGACTAACATCTCCGATTACGGCATCCGACAGTGCTCTTGCCACAAGGTCCATTCTGGTGACAAACAAGAAGATGCTTGGTAAATCCATTGGAGCCCTGGCCTTCCCGGAACGTTATGGCGTTACCGTAAGTCGTGTGGTCCGTGGTGAATTCAAGTTTACCGGACGCCTGGATCTTAGAATCAAGTTCGCTGATAAGCTCCTGGTTGTAGGACCTGCCGAAGGTATTGACGCTGTGGCAAAGGAAATGGGCGATTCCCTGAAGGCTCTTGACCATCCGGAAATTATCCCGGCCTTCCTGGGAATTTTCATTGGCATTATTGTTGGTTCCATCCCGATGGCGATTCCCGGAATGCCCACCCCGCTGAAGCTTGGCCTTGCCGGCGGCCCCCTGGTGGTTTCCATTCTTCTTTCTCGCAAGCGTAAGATTGGCCCGCTGAACTTCTTCATGGCGGCAAGTGCAAACTTGATGCTGCGTGAATTAGGCATTACGTTGTTCTTAACATGCGTTGGCCTGAATGCAGGTATCCGCTTCTTTGACGTGCTTTTGAATGGAGATGGTTTCTACTATATGGGTCTCGCCGCTCTTATTACATTCGTGCCCTTGATGATTGCGGGCATTGTAGGTCGTGTAGTGTTCAAGGTGAACTACCTGAGTCTTTGTGGTGCCATTGCCGGTTCCATGACTGATCCTCCGGCTCTTGCTTTCGCCAACGGGCTTTCTAACTCTGAAGCTGTAAATGTGGGCTACGCCTCTGTGTATCCCCTGACTATGCTGTTGAGAATTTTAAGCGGCCAGGTGTTGGCAATTCTGCTCTATACTGCGATGTAG
- a CDS encoding LysR family transcriptional regulator, with protein MELTQLKYFLEVAKNEHVTQSAKNLCIVQPALTQAIHKLEDELGVSLFKTSGRNIKLTESGKFFYEQLQPIYNEMTALPKRLREMANKQNNNIKLNVLAASALITNVVIEYKQTHPNINIDMVQNKETDLHDFCVRTFSTYKPELDSYKNDELFVRSEKIYLAVPNTAKYKKMSSISLFDVEEKFIRLYGSKQYRTICNELCERVGFKPEITFESDSSAAIKEAVAGGIGVCFWPEVTWGKMDHKKVKLLEITDCDFKRDIVISYRKNKQDSASTDEFYNFMLKYDPKKRWHKKQAQ; from the coding sequence ATGGAACTTACGCAGCTCAAATACTTTCTCGAAGTGGCTAAAAATGAACACGTAACGCAAAGCGCTAAGAACCTTTGCATTGTACAGCCAGCTCTTACTCAAGCTATACACAAACTTGAAGACGAACTGGGAGTTTCATTATTCAAGACATCCGGTCGAAACATCAAGCTAACCGAAAGCGGTAAATTCTTCTACGAGCAGCTGCAACCCATTTATAACGAAATGACGGCACTTCCCAAAAGACTGCGGGAAATGGCAAATAAGCAAAACAACAATATCAAATTGAACGTTCTTGCCGCATCCGCCCTGATTACAAACGTCGTTATTGAATATAAGCAAACACACCCCAACATCAATATCGACATGGTGCAAAATAAAGAAACCGACCTGCACGACTTCTGCGTCCGCACCTTCAGCACCTACAAGCCTGAGCTAGACAGTTACAAAAACGACGAGTTGTTCGTCCGTTCCGAAAAAATTTACCTTGCAGTTCCCAACACCGCAAAATACAAGAAAATGTCGTCCATTTCCTTGTTCGATGTTGAAGAAAAGTTCATCCGCCTCTACGGTTCAAAGCAATACCGCACAATCTGCAACGAACTTTGCGAACGCGTTGGCTTCAAGCCCGAAATCACCTTCGAAAGCGACAGTTCCGCAGCAATCAAGGAAGCCGTCGCAGGAGGCATCGGAGTTTGTTTCTGGCCCGAAGTCACCTGGGGAAAGATGGACCACAAAAAGGTCAAGCTTCTTGAAATTACAGACTGCGACTTCAAGCGCGACATCGTAATTTCTTATCGTAAGAACAAGCAGGACAGCGCTAGTACAGACGAATTTTACAACTTCATGCTGAAATACGACCCCAAGAAACGCTGGCACAAGAAGCAAGCCCAGTAG
- a CDS encoding CotH kinase family protein — MTKNILKTLSLSKSVIAVLLTVLFSGCFWEGTDDNVDSYLTMDDSEYPYAGLPRIVIETKDFKQIRDRETEIPAKFQIYDKDGPASDVFDLTVRGRGNSSFKMPKYGLKLEFAEKQNMFGMPANKDWILIANYGDKTHLRNHMIFRLSEWLGARYTPKTQFVELYLNRRYMGLYLFTESIKASKDRVNIPKHDYSFLFEKEDSKKIDDPYVETKKSHSFHVKYPKNPSKESLDLLTDHLDDFEKYLDQGRFHNQDNIDTWLDMNDYLTQYWLQEYSKNEDGRFARSIYMTWEDGDVIHFGPIWDLDLGFGNESQQENKNPEGWFIKKYLWNKSILNDSQNWAQAAEFWNENRSLFKELIDSIPIYVKQIEPAIKNEYKRWPIISNTENWALKDPYDSYDDAIKAMSSWMEKRFKWIEENL, encoded by the coding sequence ATGACTAAAAACATCCTAAAAACTTTAAGTCTAAGCAAGTCCGTCATAGCGGTTCTGTTAACCGTTTTGTTCAGCGGTTGTTTTTGGGAAGGTACCGATGATAATGTCGATTCATACCTGACAATGGACGACTCCGAATATCCGTACGCAGGGTTGCCTCGAATCGTTATCGAGACAAAGGATTTTAAGCAAATTAGGGATAGAGAAACAGAAATTCCCGCAAAGTTTCAAATCTACGACAAGGATGGGCCTGCCAGTGATGTATTTGACCTTACGGTTCGAGGACGAGGAAACTCCAGTTTTAAAATGCCCAAGTACGGCCTTAAACTTGAATTCGCTGAAAAACAAAATATGTTCGGCATGCCCGCAAATAAGGACTGGATTCTTATCGCAAACTATGGAGACAAGACTCATCTAAGAAACCACATGATCTTTCGACTATCGGAATGGCTGGGAGCAAGATACACGCCCAAGACTCAATTTGTAGAGCTCTACTTGAACAGGCGATACATGGGGCTTTACCTTTTTACAGAATCAATCAAGGCGTCAAAAGACAGAGTCAACATACCAAAACACGATTATTCCTTCCTTTTCGAAAAAGAAGATTCCAAGAAAATAGACGACCCTTACGTCGAAACAAAAAAGAGTCACTCGTTTCATGTCAAATATCCCAAAAATCCTAGCAAGGAATCATTGGACTTGTTAACCGATCATCTGGATGATTTTGAAAAGTATCTTGACCAGGGACGTTTTCACAACCAGGATAACATAGATACCTGGCTAGACATGAACGACTACCTAACCCAATACTGGTTGCAGGAATACTCCAAAAACGAGGATGGCCGATTTGCCCGAAGCATCTACATGACATGGGAAGATGGAGACGTAATCCACTTCGGCCCCATATGGGACTTGGACTTGGGCTTTGGAAACGAATCCCAACAGGAAAACAAGAATCCTGAAGGGTGGTTCATAAAGAAATATCTTTGGAACAAGTCCATCCTAAACGACAGCCAGAATTGGGCTCAGGCCGCCGAGTTCTGGAACGAAAACCGTTCATTATTCAAGGAATTAATTGACAGCATTCCCATTTACGTAAAACAGATTGAACCGGCCATCAAAAACGAATACAAGCGCTGGCCCATCATTTCAAACACGGAAAACTGGGCTCTCAAGGACCCCTACGATTCCTACGACGACGCCATTAAGGCAATGTCCAGTTGGATGGAAAAACGCTTTAAATGGATCGAGGAGAACCTATAA